One genomic window of Bradyrhizobium sp. B124 includes the following:
- the paaD gene encoding 1,2-phenylacetyl-CoA epoxidase subunit PaaD: MVTVALSDADLRRRAWSAAAQVVDPEIPVLTIADLGVLRDVAVHDGHVEVAITPTYSGCPAMNMIALEIELALEREGIHQPKVRTVLSPAWTTDWMSEDGRRKLREYGIAPPLPGSSRRALFGEQAVACPQCGSGDTELLSEFGSTSCKALWRCKSCREPFDYFKCH; this comes from the coding sequence ATGGTGACGGTCGCGCTCAGCGATGCCGATCTGCGCCGGCGCGCCTGGAGCGCGGCCGCGCAGGTGGTCGATCCCGAAATTCCGGTGCTGACCATCGCCGACCTCGGCGTGCTGCGCGATGTCGCGGTCCACGACGGCCATGTCGAGGTCGCGATCACGCCGACTTATTCGGGCTGTCCGGCGATGAACATGATCGCGCTCGAGATCGAGCTCGCGCTGGAACGCGAGGGGATACATCAGCCGAAGGTCCGCACCGTGCTGTCGCCGGCCTGGACCACCGACTGGATGAGCGAGGACGGCCGACGCAAGCTCAGGGAGTATGGCATCGCGCCGCCGCTGCCGGGCTCTTCCCGCCGCGCGCTGTTCGGCGAGCAGGCGGTCGCGTGCCCGCAATGCGGGTCAGGCGATACCGAACTGCTGTCCGAATTCGGCTCGACCTCCTGCAAGGCGCTGTGGCGTTGCAAGAGCTGCCGTGAACCCTTCGACTACTTCAAGTGTCATTGA
- the paaE gene encoding 1,2-phenylacetyl-CoA epoxidase subunit PaaE: MSTPRFHRLSVSDLRREASDAISMTFAIPDDLQGDYRFTPGQYLTLRTTMDGEEVRRSYSICSGPDDGELRIAVKKVDGGAFSNWAADELKAGDELDVMTPTGRFGVAHTPGEARTYVGFAAGSGITPILSIVKGVLAREPDSRFFLFYGNRSTEGVMFREELEELKDRFMQRLSVFHVISGEEQDIPILHGRLDGEKVRVLLRSLVPAATVDHVFVCGPAAMSETIEATCREIGIADERIHVERFVSEFGGKPRAKVVVPAGAPPKAIAGLIIDGKRREVPVADGESILDAALRAGMDLPFACKGGMCSTCRAKLVEGEALMDLNYSLEPWELKAGFILTCQAKPCSGKVVVDYDHV, translated from the coding sequence ATGTCGACCCCACGATTCCATCGACTCTCCGTCAGCGATCTGCGCCGCGAGGCTTCGGACGCCATCTCGATGACCTTCGCGATCCCTGATGATCTGCAAGGTGACTACCGCTTCACGCCTGGCCAGTATCTGACGCTGCGCACCACGATGGACGGCGAGGAAGTCCGCCGTTCCTACTCGATCTGCTCCGGCCCCGATGACGGCGAGCTGCGCATCGCGGTGAAGAAGGTCGACGGCGGCGCCTTCTCGAACTGGGCCGCCGACGAGCTGAAGGCCGGCGACGAGCTCGACGTGATGACGCCGACCGGCCGTTTCGGCGTTGCGCATACGCCCGGCGAGGCGCGAACCTACGTCGGCTTCGCTGCCGGCAGCGGCATCACGCCGATCCTCTCGATCGTCAAGGGCGTGCTGGCGCGCGAGCCGGATAGCCGCTTCTTCCTGTTTTACGGCAACCGCTCCACCGAAGGCGTCATGTTCCGCGAGGAGCTGGAGGAGCTGAAGGACCGCTTCATGCAGCGGCTCTCGGTATTCCACGTCATCTCGGGCGAGGAGCAGGACATCCCGATCCTGCACGGCCGGCTCGACGGCGAGAAGGTGCGGGTGCTGCTGCGCTCGCTGGTGCCGGCTGCGACCGTCGATCACGTCTTCGTCTGCGGCCCGGCCGCCATGAGCGAGACGATCGAGGCGACCTGCCGCGAAATCGGCATCGCCGACGAGCGCATCCATGTCGAGCGCTTCGTGTCGGAATTCGGCGGCAAGCCGCGGGCGAAGGTCGTCGTTCCGGCCGGCGCGCCGCCGAAGGCGATCGCCGGACTGATCATCGACGGCAAGCGCCGTGAGGTCCCGGTGGCCGACGGCGAGTCGATCCTCGATGCCGCGCTGCGCGCCGGCATGGATCTGCCGTTCGCCTGCAAGGGCGGCATGTGCTCGACCTGCCGCGCCAAGCTGGTCGAAGGCGAGGCACTGATGGATCTGAACTATTCGCTGGAGCCGTGGGAGCTGAAGGCGGGGTTCATCCTCACCTGCCAGGCCAAGCCGTGCTCGGGCAAGGTCGTGGTCGACTACGATCATGTTTGA
- the paaI gene encoding hydroxyphenylacetyl-CoA thioesterase PaaI, whose amino-acid sequence MNVKATLSPEDVARACADAMWKEDDASKGLGMELVEIKPGQAVMAMTVLPHMVNGQRICHGGYIFTLADSAFAFACNSRNDRAVAAQGNVTFIWPGKLGDRLVATAREISRSGRSGIYDVRVTAGDGVIAEFRGHSRVIQGTWLPDTDIKA is encoded by the coding sequence GTGAACGTGAAGGCCACGCTATCGCCCGAGGATGTCGCACGCGCCTGCGCGGATGCGATGTGGAAGGAAGACGACGCCAGCAAGGGCCTCGGCATGGAGCTCGTCGAGATCAAGCCGGGGCAGGCGGTGATGGCGATGACGGTGCTGCCGCACATGGTCAACGGCCAGCGCATCTGCCATGGCGGCTACATCTTCACGCTCGCTGACTCAGCCTTCGCCTTTGCCTGCAACAGCCGCAACGATCGCGCGGTGGCGGCGCAGGGCAACGTCACATTCATCTGGCCCGGCAAGCTCGGCGACCGTCTGGTGGCGACGGCGCGCGAGATCTCGCGCAGCGGCCGTTCGGGAATCTACGACGTGCGCGTCACCGCCGGCGACGGCGTGATCGCTGAATTTCGCGGACATTCGCGCGTGATACAAGGCACCTGGCTGCCGGACACGGACATCAAGGCATAA
- the paaK gene encoding phenylacetate--CoA ligase PaaK, with product MATAKLKVKDGGYHAELDAAERASRDEIMALQTRRLAWSLKHAYDNVAHYKKAFDAAGVHPTDFKQLADLAKFPFTVKTDLRDNYPFNMFAVPREQLVRVHGSSGTTGKPIVVGYTKGDIDTWADVMARSIRAAGGRTGMLMHNAYGYGLFTGGLGAHYGAERLGCTVIPVSGGMTERQVQLINDFRPDIITVTPSYMLAILDEFKRQGLDPRKSSLKFGIFGAEPWTNAMRVEIEQAFDMDATDIYGLSEVIGPGVAQECVETKDGLHIWEDHFYPEVIDPMTGKVLPDGEKGELVFTSLTKEGFPVIRYRTRDLTRLLPGTARPGMRRMEKVTGRSDDMIILRGVNVFPTQIEEALLATDWCGGHFVIELTREGRMDEMTVLAEARPESWDGEGLTAHAEKVAAFIKNTIGISTRVRVVAPETLERSLGKAKRVYDKRPKE from the coding sequence ATGGCAACGGCAAAGCTCAAGGTCAAGGACGGCGGTTATCACGCCGAGCTCGATGCGGCCGAACGCGCCTCGCGCGACGAGATCATGGCGCTGCAGACCAGGCGGCTCGCCTGGTCGCTCAAGCATGCCTATGACAATGTCGCGCACTACAAGAAGGCGTTCGACGCGGCGGGCGTGCACCCCACAGATTTCAAGCAGCTTGCAGATCTCGCAAAATTTCCCTTCACGGTGAAGACGGATCTGCGCGACAATTATCCCTTCAACATGTTCGCGGTGCCGCGCGAACAGCTGGTGCGGGTCCATGGCTCCTCGGGGACAACAGGCAAACCGATCGTGGTCGGCTACACCAAAGGAGACATCGACACCTGGGCCGACGTGATGGCGCGCTCGATCCGTGCCGCCGGCGGCCGCACCGGCATGCTGATGCACAATGCCTATGGCTATGGCCTGTTCACCGGCGGCCTCGGCGCGCATTACGGCGCCGAGCGGCTCGGCTGCACCGTGATCCCGGTCTCCGGCGGCATGACCGAGCGGCAGGTGCAGCTGATCAACGATTTCCGGCCCGACATCATCACGGTGACGCCGAGCTACATGCTGGCGATCCTCGATGAGTTCAAGCGGCAGGGGCTTGACCCGCGCAAATCGTCGCTGAAGTTCGGCATCTTCGGCGCCGAGCCGTGGACCAACGCGATGCGCGTCGAGATCGAGCAGGCCTTCGACATGGATGCGACAGATATCTACGGCCTCTCCGAGGTGATCGGCCCCGGCGTCGCGCAAGAATGCGTGGAGACCAAGGACGGCCTGCACATCTGGGAAGATCACTTCTATCCCGAGGTGATCGATCCCATGACCGGCAAGGTGCTGCCCGACGGCGAGAAGGGCGAATTGGTGTTCACCTCGCTGACTAAGGAAGGCTTTCCCGTCATCCGCTACCGCACCCGCGACCTGACGCGGCTGTTGCCCGGCACGGCGCGGCCCGGCATGCGGCGGATGGAGAAGGTGACCGGCCGCTCCGACGACATGATCATCCTGCGCGGCGTCAACGTGTTCCCGACCCAGATCGAGGAAGCGCTGCTGGCGACCGACTGGTGCGGCGGCCACTTTGTTATAGAGCTGACCCGCGAGGGCCGCATGGACGAGATGACGGTGCTGGCCGAAGCCCGGCCCGAGAGCTGGGACGGCGAAGGGCTGACCGCGCACGCCGAGAAGGTCGCCGCCTTCATCAAGAACACGATCGGCATCTCCACCCGCGTCCGCGTCGTCGCCCCCGAGACGTTGGAGCGTTCGCTCGGCAAGGCGAAACGTGTTTACGACAAGCGGCCGAAAGAATAG
- the iaaH gene encoding indoleacetamide hydrolase: MADSNEATAAQIVADIRDRKVTAVSVVEAALDRAERLKHLDAFIVLNRDGALAAARQVDAGTRTGVLAGLPIVVKDNINTSDMPTSGGTPALQHARPARNAPSLKKLLDAGAVVIGKTNLHELAFGITSTNLAPFAGPVRNPYDTARIPGGSSGGTSAAIAARIATCGLGSDTGGSTRVPAALTGTVGLRPSVGNGGAERRYHDDNQVVPISHTRDTVGPMGRTVADVALLDAVITGTPQASAVPLCGVRLGIPACFWSGLDRDVEAVAHSACARLTAAGAVLVDVDMPDLFEQNDKVSFVLALHEPIADIPAWLAASGIEGITLSDIAAGIASPDVVGAFGAITADAFGAAYDDAIKVQRPALQAIYAAYLRDNKLDAILFPTTIAPAPVIDEKTGSGEMSVNGGEPVPTFGTMIRNTDPGSNAGLPGLSLYAGMTPDRLPVGLELDGPVGSDASLLGLGLSIEAILGTAPPPKL; the protein is encoded by the coding sequence ATGGCCGATAGCAACGAAGCAACCGCGGCGCAGATCGTGGCCGACATCCGCGACCGGAAGGTGACGGCGGTCAGCGTCGTCGAGGCGGCGCTCGATCGTGCGGAGCGGCTCAAGCACCTCGACGCCTTCATCGTGCTGAACCGCGACGGCGCGCTGGCGGCGGCGCGCCAGGTCGATGCCGGCACGCGCACCGGCGTGCTGGCCGGGCTTCCGATCGTCGTGAAGGACAACATCAACACATCAGATATGCCGACATCGGGCGGCACCCCGGCGCTGCAACACGCCCGGCCTGCGCGCAATGCGCCGTCGCTGAAAAAGCTGCTCGACGCGGGGGCTGTGGTCATCGGCAAGACCAATCTGCACGAGCTCGCCTTCGGCATCACCAGCACCAATCTCGCGCCATTCGCGGGACCGGTGCGGAATCCATATGACACGGCTCGGATCCCGGGCGGCTCATCCGGCGGAACGTCGGCGGCGATCGCCGCACGGATCGCCACCTGCGGCCTCGGCTCGGACACCGGCGGCTCGACCCGCGTGCCCGCGGCGCTGACCGGGACCGTGGGCTTGCGGCCTTCGGTCGGCAATGGCGGCGCCGAGCGGCGCTACCACGACGACAACCAGGTGGTTCCGATCAGCCATACCCGCGACACCGTCGGCCCGATGGGACGCACGGTTGCCGATGTCGCGCTGCTCGATGCCGTCATCACCGGCACGCCACAGGCGTCAGCCGTTCCGCTATGCGGCGTGCGCCTCGGCATTCCCGCCTGTTTCTGGAGCGGTCTCGATCGCGACGTCGAGGCCGTTGCCCACTCAGCCTGCGCCCGGCTCACGGCTGCCGGCGCGGTGCTGGTCGATGTCGATATGCCCGATTTGTTCGAGCAGAACGACAAGGTCTCGTTCGTGCTCGCGCTGCATGAACCGATCGCCGATATCCCGGCCTGGCTCGCCGCCTCCGGAATCGAGGGGATCACGCTGTCCGACATCGCGGCCGGCATCGCAAGTCCCGACGTGGTCGGCGCATTCGGCGCCATCACCGCGGACGCCTTCGGCGCCGCCTATGATGATGCGATCAAGGTGCAGCGGCCGGCGCTGCAGGCGATCTATGCCGCCTATCTCAGGGACAACAAACTGGACGCCATCCTGTTTCCGACCACGATCGCGCCTGCACCTGTCATCGACGAGAAGACCGGCTCCGGCGAGATGTCGGTCAATGGCGGCGAACCGGTGCCGACCTTCGGCACCATGATCCGCAACACCGATCCCGGCAGCAATGCCGGCCTTCCCGGGCTCTCGCTCTATGCCGGCATGACGCCGGATCGCCTGCCGGTTGGGCTCGAACTCGACGGTCCGGTCGGCAGCGATGCCAGTTTGCTCGGGCTCGGCCTGTCGATCGAGGCGATCCTGGGCACGGCCCCACCACCGAAGCTCTGA
- a CDS encoding YeeE/YedE family protein, with protein sequence MDPATIVILAALIIGLIYGSVGLVSGFCMMSGLRGWWADGDGRLVRTYALAMGVAIAASQLLAAAGLVDLGKSIYLQPSFSAPVMFLGGLLFGYGMVLSNGCGSRALVLLGRGNLRSFVVVIVLGIFAEMTLKGLIAPLRIAMVQASQATVSANSVPALLAGSGLGALPARMVAASVLAAVLIIFAFVHAPFRKSPGQIAAGLIVGLLVAGGWYATGYLGADDFNPVPVTSLTFIAPIADALQYVMLSTGSTLNFGIVTVFGVFAGSLITAIATGRFQLEGYRSPQHMLRSASGAALMGAGGVMAFGCSVGQGLTGLSTLSLSSFIAIAGIMLGTGAGLRGSLRVRPLAMA encoded by the coding sequence ATGGACCCCGCCACGATTGTCATCCTCGCCGCCCTGATCATCGGCCTGATCTATGGCTCGGTCGGGCTCGTCAGCGGCTTCTGTATGATGAGCGGCCTGCGCGGCTGGTGGGCGGACGGCGACGGTCGGCTGGTGCGCACCTATGCGCTGGCGATGGGGGTTGCGATCGCGGCCTCGCAGCTGCTGGCGGCGGCCGGTCTCGTCGATCTCGGCAAGTCGATCTATCTGCAGCCGTCGTTCTCGGCGCCGGTGATGTTCCTCGGCGGGCTGTTGTTCGGCTACGGCATGGTGCTGTCGAACGGCTGCGGCTCGCGGGCGCTGGTGCTGCTCGGGCGCGGCAACCTGCGTTCCTTCGTGGTCGTCATCGTGCTCGGCATCTTTGCCGAGATGACGCTGAAGGGCCTGATCGCGCCGCTGCGGATCGCGATGGTGCAGGCCTCGCAGGCCACGGTGTCAGCCAATTCGGTGCCGGCGCTGTTGGCAGGCAGCGGCCTTGGCGCGCTCCCGGCGCGAATGGTAGCCGCCTCGGTGCTCGCGGCGGTCCTGATCATCTTCGCCTTTGTTCATGCGCCGTTCCGCAAGTCGCCGGGCCAGATCGCGGCCGGCCTGATCGTCGGCCTGCTGGTGGCGGGCGGCTGGTACGCGACCGGCTATCTCGGCGCCGATGATTTCAACCCGGTGCCGGTGACGTCGCTCACCTTCATCGCGCCGATCGCCGATGCCCTGCAATACGTGATGCTGTCGACCGGCTCGACGCTCAATTTCGGTATCGTCACCGTGTTCGGCGTGTTTGCCGGCAGCCTGATCACTGCGATTGCCACCGGGCGCTTCCAGCTCGAAGGCTATCGCTCGCCGCAGCACATGCTGCGCTCGGCAAGCGGCGCCGCACTGATGGGCGCCGGCGGCGTGATGGCGTTCGGCTGCTCGGTCGGGCAGGGGCTGACCGGATTGTCGACGCTGTCGCTGTCGTCCTTCATCGCGATCGCCGGCATCATGCTCGGCACCGGCGCCGGGCTGCGCGGAAGCTTGCGGGTCAGGCCGCTCGCGATGGCCTAG
- a CDS encoding adenylate/guanylate cyclase domain-containing protein, producing the protein MVQERPFPVERRLSAILAADVAGYSRLMHDDEEATHAKLTALLADAVVPAIAEHGGRIVKNTGDGFLAEFTSSVEAVRAAVRFQTRIKELSIHEKEDRRVSFRVGVNIGDVIVEAHDIFGDGVNIAARLEGIAEPGGICIASSAYDQVRGKVGVRFADLGDQNLKNIARPVRTYAVIWDEHGLTMRSHRAGSSALSPPRLSIVVLPFANLSGDPEQDYFVDGVTENLTTDLSRIGGLFVIARNSAFSYKGKPIDVRQVGRELNVRYVLEGSMQRSGKRLRVNVQLIDAESRKHLWAERFEKPVADLFDMQDEIVSRLANSLGAQLIVAEARTAERSLHPDALDLFFQGTACFYKGPTLEHATRARDFFERAFAIDPQGGGAIWALIGMANVDLTVGTDLLTDDRAALLSAAEANTIKALSLSPNLAMARVILALVYISTNRAAQGITECEQALSLNRNLAYAHGAIGLAKFYMGRPTETEDHVLEALRLSPRDLVANRLMRFVGAAKLQVGADAEAVSWLRRSIEANRTHAPAHFLLAAALGLLGALDEARTAAKAGFALNPGFTIRRLRAAKISDNPIYLAGQERLCQGMRIAGVPEG; encoded by the coding sequence ATGGTGCAGGAGCGGCCATTCCCTGTCGAGCGCAGGTTGTCGGCGATATTGGCCGCCGATGTGGCTGGCTATTCGCGGCTCATGCACGACGACGAAGAGGCGACACATGCCAAATTGACAGCGCTCTTGGCGGACGCTGTCGTGCCAGCAATCGCTGAACACGGCGGGCGTATCGTGAAGAACACCGGCGATGGGTTCCTGGCGGAGTTTACAAGCTCAGTTGAGGCTGTCCGAGCCGCCGTACGGTTTCAGACCCGCATCAAGGAACTTTCAATCCACGAGAAAGAAGACAGGCGCGTTTCCTTCCGCGTGGGCGTCAACATCGGCGACGTAATCGTCGAGGCCCATGACATATTCGGAGACGGCGTTAACATCGCGGCGCGGCTCGAGGGCATCGCAGAGCCTGGCGGCATCTGCATCGCGTCTTCTGCCTACGATCAAGTAAGGGGCAAGGTGGGGGTTCGGTTCGCCGATTTGGGCGACCAGAACTTAAAAAACATCGCCCGCCCAGTCCGGACCTATGCCGTGATCTGGGATGAACACGGCCTAACGATGCGGTCTCACCGCGCGGGATCGAGCGCCCTTTCACCGCCTCGTCTTTCCATCGTTGTGCTGCCTTTCGCCAACCTCAGCGGCGATCCCGAGCAAGACTACTTTGTCGATGGTGTAACCGAGAACTTAACAACGGACCTGTCGCGCATCGGTGGCTTGTTCGTAATTGCCCGGAACAGCGCGTTCTCGTACAAGGGCAAGCCAATCGACGTACGGCAAGTCGGCCGCGAGTTGAACGTCCGGTACGTGCTTGAAGGTTCCATGCAGCGCAGTGGCAAGCGGCTTCGAGTGAACGTGCAGCTCATCGATGCCGAAAGCCGCAAACATCTTTGGGCAGAGCGCTTCGAAAAGCCTGTCGCCGATCTTTTCGATATGCAGGACGAAATCGTATCGAGGCTCGCCAACTCGTTAGGTGCCCAGCTCATTGTGGCCGAGGCACGAACAGCGGAGCGGTCGCTGCATCCCGACGCACTAGACCTGTTCTTTCAGGGTACTGCCTGCTTCTACAAAGGGCCAACCCTTGAGCACGCGACCCGGGCGCGCGACTTTTTTGAGCGTGCCTTTGCGATCGATCCCCAAGGGGGCGGAGCGATTTGGGCGTTGATCGGTATGGCAAACGTCGATCTAACCGTGGGAACCGACCTGTTAACGGATGACCGGGCCGCGCTCCTTTCGGCGGCCGAAGCCAACACGATCAAAGCACTTTCACTATCCCCCAACCTTGCAATGGCCCGCGTGATATTGGCTCTCGTGTACATTAGTACAAATCGCGCAGCACAAGGGATTACCGAATGCGAGCAGGCATTGTCGCTTAATCGCAATTTGGCTTATGCTCATGGCGCTATTGGTTTGGCCAAATTCTATATGGGTCGCCCTACCGAGACTGAAGACCACGTACTCGAGGCTCTCCGTCTGTCCCCCCGCGATCTCGTTGCCAACCGGTTGATGCGTTTTGTGGGCGCGGCAAAGCTACAGGTCGGTGCGGATGCCGAAGCCGTCAGTTGGCTGCGACGAAGCATTGAGGCCAACCGCACTCATGCTCCCGCGCATTTTTTGCTCGCCGCGGCCTTGGGCTTGCTCGGCGCGCTGGATGAGGCGCGAACAGCTGCGAAAGCGGGATTTGCGCTCAACCCAGGCTTTACGATCCGCCGCTTGCGCGCCGCGAAAATAAGCGACAATCCTATTTATCTCGCTGGACAAGAGCGCCTCTGCCAGGGCATGCGCATAGCCGGGGTGCCGGAGGGGTGA
- a CDS encoding DMT family transporter, with protein sequence MPPVNPSLSPAKAAGLFIVVVLAWGINWSVTKSLVEAVPPLWTASIRSWVALVALLVILRASGNLIIPRIADVPVVLSVALLHMTFFSTLVAAGLRYLPASKGIVLGYTTPLWVALAAGAARTERLGTLKLVGVASGLAGLCVILNPASLDWSNLHVIAGAGMIILAAICWAANIIYIRSHRWIATPLQLLLWQVLVATLVLTTTALVTEGVPTVTWSPHLVLLFLYSGFIGTALAYWAMSMVNKSLPALTTSLGTTGTPIVGIVTAAFLLGEPIDLSLAIAAALIVGGIALSALADAPSRA encoded by the coding sequence ATGCCGCCCGTGAACCCATCGCTCTCCCCTGCCAAGGCCGCCGGTTTGTTCATCGTCGTGGTGCTGGCCTGGGGCATCAACTGGTCGGTGACGAAATCGCTGGTCGAGGCGGTGCCGCCGCTGTGGACCGCATCGATCCGCAGCTGGGTCGCCCTGGTCGCCCTGCTGGTGATCCTGCGCGCCAGCGGCAATTTGATCATTCCGCGGATCGCCGATGTCCCTGTCGTGCTCAGCGTCGCGCTCCTGCACATGACGTTCTTCTCGACCCTGGTCGCGGCCGGCCTGCGCTATCTGCCGGCGAGCAAGGGCATCGTGCTCGGCTACACCACGCCGCTCTGGGTCGCGCTCGCCGCCGGCGCCGCGCGGACTGAACGGCTCGGCACGCTGAAACTTGTCGGTGTCGCTTCCGGGCTCGCCGGGCTCTGCGTGATCCTCAACCCGGCGTCGCTGGACTGGAGCAATCTGCATGTCATCGCCGGCGCCGGCATGATCATCCTCGCCGCGATCTGCTGGGCCGCGAACATCATCTATATCCGCTCGCACCGCTGGATCGCGACGCCGCTGCAGCTCCTGCTGTGGCAGGTGCTGGTCGCGACCTTGGTGCTGACGACGACCGCGCTGGTCACCGAGGGCGTGCCCACGGTGACATGGTCGCCGCACCTCGTGCTGCTGTTTCTCTATTCCGGCTTCATCGGCACCGCGCTGGCCTATTGGGCGATGTCGATGGTCAACAAGAGCCTGCCAGCGCTGACGACCTCGCTCGGCACGACGGGGACGCCGATCGTCGGCATCGTGACTGCTGCATTTCTGCTCGGCGAGCCGATCGATCTGTCGCTCGCGATCGCCGCGGCGCTGATCGTCGGCGGCATCGCGCTGAGCGCGCTCGCGGACGCGCCGTCACGGGCGTAA
- a CDS encoding PLP-dependent aminotransferase family protein: protein MILAELLALKRADDAGLTAQLTQQLRTLMAGGRIRSGAVLPSSRTLAAELDVSRNTVTHAYEQLAAEGYLRVAARRRPVVSDDIEARFARAVPAPRRDAARKPLLSPWALQLSDTDWPLSYQADFRPLRPGLADAREFPHEIWARCLRRSALLRRFNDQTVINRPSLREALRDYLEISRGVRAEADQILILPTAQAALTLIAATTIVTGDAVWTEDPGYPGAAAAFRAAGADVVGVRLDQWGMMRTREARAPKLIFTTPSHQHPTGRVMPVARRTELLAAAEPGKTWIVEDDYDGEFHYDSRPMPALQGLDREGRVLYLGTCAKATTADIRIGYLVVPPQLARTMEIAQRHLGLMASVHVQEALAGFMADGHFLAHVRRMRRIYRARRDHLAAALARHLEPVLTAEVPPGGMQLIARFRDGAADRSAVARLVAAGVEVRALSSLALERPHDHGLLLGFAAWRENEIGAAVRIMANCLTRKRAARG, encoded by the coding sequence TTGATCCTCGCCGAACTGCTCGCGCTGAAGCGTGCCGATGATGCCGGCCTGACCGCGCAGCTGACGCAGCAGCTGCGTACCCTGATGGCGGGCGGCCGGATCAGGAGCGGGGCCGTGCTGCCGTCGAGCCGCACGCTTGCGGCCGAGCTCGACGTGTCGCGCAACACGGTGACGCATGCCTATGAGCAGCTCGCGGCCGAAGGGTATCTGCGCGTCGCCGCGCGGCGGCGGCCGGTGGTGTCAGACGATATCGAGGCGCGCTTCGCCAGGGCGGTGCCGGCCCCGCGCCGCGATGCCGCCCGCAAGCCGTTGCTGTCGCCCTGGGCCTTGCAGCTCTCCGACACGGATTGGCCGCTGTCCTACCAGGCCGATTTCCGGCCGCTGCGTCCCGGGCTTGCGGATGCGCGCGAATTTCCGCACGAGATCTGGGCGCGCTGCCTGCGGCGCAGCGCATTGCTGCGTCGCTTCAACGACCAGACCGTGATCAACCGGCCGAGCCTGCGCGAGGCCTTGCGCGACTATCTCGAGATCAGCCGCGGCGTGCGCGCCGAGGCCGATCAGATCCTGATCCTGCCGACGGCGCAGGCGGCGCTGACGCTGATCGCCGCGACCACCATCGTGACCGGTGATGCGGTGTGGACCGAGGATCCCGGCTATCCCGGCGCCGCGGCGGCGTTTCGCGCGGCCGGCGCCGACGTCGTCGGTGTCAGGCTCGATCAATGGGGCATGATGCGGACGCGCGAGGCGCGGGCGCCGAAGCTGATCTTCACGACGCCGTCGCATCAGCACCCGACCGGGCGGGTGATGCCGGTTGCGCGCCGCACCGAGCTGTTGGCGGCGGCCGAGCCCGGCAAGACCTGGATCGTCGAGGATGATTACGACGGCGAGTTTCACTATGACAGCCGCCCGATGCCGGCTTTGCAAGGGCTCGATCGCGAGGGACGCGTGCTCTATCTCGGCACCTGCGCCAAGGCGACGACCGCCGATATCCGCATCGGTTATCTGGTGGTGCCGCCACAACTGGCGCGGACGATGGAGATCGCGCAGCGCCATCTCGGGCTGATGGCTTCCGTGCACGTCCAGGAGGCGCTGGCCGGCTTCATGGCCGACGGGCATTTCCTGGCGCATGTCAGGCGGATGCGGCGGATCTATCGCGCGCGCCGCGATCACCTCGCGGCGGCGCTGGCGCGGCACCTCGAGCCGGTGCTCACGGCCGAGGTCCCGCCGGGCGGCATGCAGCTGATCGCGCGTTTCAGGGATGGCGCCGCGGACCGGAGCGCCGTGGCGCGGCTGGTCGCCGCCGGCGTCGAGGTGCGCGCGCTGTCGAGCCTCGCACTGGAGCGGCCGCACGACCACGGCCTGCTGCTCGGTTTCGCCGCTTGGCGCGAGAACGAGATCGGCGCCGCGGTCCGCATCATGGCGAATTGCCTGACGAGGAAGCGTGCGGCGCGTGGCTGA